A region of Myxococcus stipitatus DSM 14675 DNA encodes the following proteins:
- a CDS encoding M56 family metallopeptidase, translating into MDVLDSLERALLAFVWQGAAVALVTAGVMALMSRRSAHGRYVVACLGLLTMAVLPLVTFLGAVLEGLGPVAAMGPLSEPLLPVTRASTTLLVDTAAREAVVASPSWLQLPRHWLLPAWCCGVLLLSARTLVSWYAAQRMSRLHTQEPAAAWTRALEQALSRMKLTRPIRLLASVRVDVPQVIGLWRPLILVPAGAVVGLTPAQLEAVLSHELAHIQRHDYLVNLLQALVETFLFYHPAVWWLSHRIREEREHCADDLAVRSCGDAVLYARALAHIEQVRASPSPVPALGANGGSLLSRIRRLLGVPESHAPRRPWRLVSGLGGAALAVALGSSQVPLPAMAVAPVTPPILALPTVPAVQQPPRAFAMNEPAGPRPLLAPLPKVFPAAVNTSPGKSPVRLSAKPSPQKPRGVPPPPAALLIPDTEGIARTELSRTPYPLEAEPAVAIAVAEEEPQSPPPPPVEVAEAAPAPVPAPVIEPLLELAQPPAPMPSEDGIFTLGPGITPPRFVSGARLNFADLTQNIRSRVSAVPKGVVVTRCTITTDGSVTDCKSLQGLSGLEEGIIRTLTTWRYAPATLDGKPVPVHYDFDIWFTNEPGGGVEEQRRFARADVPGTRADGSSQNACVLCASVSAASLVTPPLGF; encoded by the coding sequence ATGGACGTGCTGGACTCGCTAGAACGAGCCCTTCTCGCTTTTGTCTGGCAGGGAGCGGCGGTGGCGTTGGTGACGGCTGGGGTGATGGCCTTGATGTCGCGCCGGTCCGCCCATGGACGCTATGTCGTCGCGTGCCTGGGCCTGCTGACCATGGCGGTGCTCCCCCTCGTCACGTTCCTGGGCGCGGTGCTGGAGGGCCTGGGGCCGGTGGCGGCGATGGGCCCGTTGTCCGAGCCGCTCCTCCCGGTGACTCGCGCCAGCACCACCCTGCTGGTGGACACCGCGGCGCGAGAGGCGGTGGTGGCCAGCCCCTCCTGGCTGCAGCTGCCCCGGCACTGGCTGCTTCCGGCGTGGTGCTGCGGCGTGCTGCTCCTCTCCGCGAGGACGCTCGTGTCCTGGTACGCCGCTCAGCGCATGTCGCGCCTGCACACGCAGGAGCCCGCCGCCGCGTGGACGCGGGCCCTGGAGCAGGCGCTCTCGCGCATGAAGCTGACGCGCCCCATCCGCCTGCTGGCCTCGGTTCGCGTGGACGTTCCCCAGGTCATCGGCCTGTGGCGTCCGCTCATCCTCGTCCCCGCGGGCGCCGTCGTGGGGCTGACGCCCGCGCAGCTCGAGGCGGTGCTCTCCCACGAGCTGGCGCACATCCAGCGCCACGACTACCTGGTGAACCTGCTCCAGGCGCTGGTCGAGACCTTCCTGTTCTACCACCCCGCTGTCTGGTGGTTGTCCCACCGCATCCGCGAGGAGCGCGAGCACTGCGCGGATGACCTGGCCGTGCGGTCCTGCGGCGACGCGGTCCTCTACGCCCGAGCCCTCGCCCACATCGAGCAGGTTCGTGCATCCCCTTCCCCCGTGCCCGCGCTTGGCGCGAATGGTGGTTCCTTGCTGTCGCGCATCCGCCGCCTGTTGGGTGTCCCCGAGAGTCATGCTCCTCGTCGGCCGTGGAGGCTGGTCAGCGGCCTGGGTGGCGCGGCGCTCGCCGTCGCCCTGGGTTCCTCACAGGTCCCTCTCCCCGCGATGGCCGTGGCTCCCGTCACGCCGCCGATTCTCGCGCTCCCCACGGTGCCCGCCGTGCAGCAGCCCCCACGCGCCTTCGCGATGAACGAGCCCGCGGGTCCCCGGCCCCTCCTCGCGCCGCTCCCGAAGGTGTTCCCGGCGGCCGTCAACACCAGCCCCGGCAAGTCGCCGGTGCGCCTCTCCGCGAAGCCTTCGCCCCAGAAGCCCCGCGGGGTCCCGCCGCCCCCGGCAGCGCTGCTCATCCCCGACACGGAGGGAATCGCCCGGACGGAGCTGTCTCGGACACCGTATCCGCTCGAGGCGGAGCCCGCGGTGGCCATCGCCGTCGCCGAGGAGGAGCCCCAGTCCCCGCCTCCGCCTCCCGTCGAGGTCGCCGAGGCCGCCCCCGCGCCCGTGCCCGCGCCGGTCATCGAGCCCCTCCTCGAGCTGGCGCAGCCGCCCGCGCCCATGCCCTCGGAGGACGGCATCTTCACGCTGGGGCCCGGCATCACCCCGCCCCGCTTCGTCTCGGGTGCGCGCCTCAACTTCGCCGACCTGACGCAGAACATCCGCTCGCGGGTGTCCGCCGTCCCCAAGGGCGTCGTGGTGACCCGCTGCACCATCACCACCGACGGCTCCGTCACGGACTGCAAGTCGCTGCAGGGCCTCTCCGGGCTGGAAGAGGGCATCATCCGCACGCTGACCACGTGGCGCTACGCGCCGGCCACCCTCGACGGCAAGCCCGTCCCCGTCCACTACGACTTCGACATCTGGTTCACGAACGAGCCCGGTGGCGGTGTCGAGGAGCAGCGCCGGTTCGCCCGCGCGGACGTTCCGGGAACGCGCGCGGATGGCTCCAGCCAGAACGCCTGCGTCCTCTGCGCGAGCGTCTCCGCGGCCAGCCTCGTGACGCCGCCCCTCGGCTTCTGA
- a CDS encoding CBS domain-containing protein, giving the protein MKIVGELMTREVVTLKETQNLGKAEELLSMHRIRHLPVTRQGKLVGLVTHRDLLRAAATHASDPAAQPLWAADIMTRDVTTVTPNDSLREAVALMLRNKFGCLPVVTTDGMLVGILTEADLVRYAQHLIEDKDRRELAREFNA; this is encoded by the coding sequence ATGAAAATCGTCGGAGAGCTGATGACACGCGAGGTGGTCACGCTCAAGGAGACGCAGAACCTGGGCAAGGCGGAGGAGTTGCTGAGCATGCACCGCATCCGGCATCTGCCCGTCACGCGCCAGGGCAAGCTCGTGGGGCTCGTCACGCACCGGGACTTGTTGAGGGCCGCGGCCACGCACGCATCGGACCCGGCCGCGCAGCCCTTGTGGGCCGCGGACATCATGACGCGCGACGTGACGACGGTGACGCCCAACGACTCGCTGCGCGAAGCGGTGGCGCTGATGCTGCGCAACAAGTTCGGCTGCCTGCCGGTGGTGACGACGGACGGCATGCTGGTGGGCATCCTCACGGAGGCGGACCTCGTGCGCTACGCGCAGCACCTCATCGAGGACAAGGACCGCCGCGAGCTGGCGCGCGAGTTCAACGCCTGA
- a CDS encoding DUF4870 domain-containing protein, whose amino-acid sequence METPPREQMGSYITGSPMLTQDEKTMGLVAHIGSILGNFVGLGFAVPLVLMLTKGKESSFIREHAVESLNFQITCFIAAAIAVATSCIGIGLLLLPVVGILALVFPIIGGLKANEGQAYKYPFALRLVK is encoded by the coding sequence ATGGAGACTCCACCGCGGGAGCAGATGGGTTCGTACATCACGGGATCGCCGATGCTGACGCAGGATGAGAAGACGATGGGGCTGGTCGCGCACATCGGCAGCATCCTCGGCAACTTCGTGGGGCTGGGTTTCGCTGTTCCGCTGGTGCTGATGCTGACGAAGGGCAAGGAGTCCTCCTTCATCCGCGAGCACGCCGTGGAGTCGCTGAACTTCCAGATCACGTGCTTCATCGCGGCCGCCATCGCGGTGGCCACGTCTTGCATCGGCATCGGCCTGTTGCTGCTGCCCGTGGTCGGCATCCTGGCGCTGGTGTTCCCCATCATCGGCGGGCTGAAGGCGAATGAGGGTCAGGCGTACAAGTACCCGTTCGCTCTCCGGCTGGTGAAGTAG
- a CDS encoding ATP-binding protein produces MSEPMTLSPSRVLVVDDNAAFLDNLDELLGDAGYAVRAASTCRAAREKARDGFDVALVDLRLPDGDGTALAAELKAGSPDSEVVLLTGFATLETAVAAVRAGACAYLMKPCAPRELLLTLEQAMRQVRLHAEKRELARRAQVTEKLAAVGTMTAGLSHEIRNPLNAAALQLSVLERRVRRLADAQQGTLLEPLLLVRDEIRRLDHILEDFLQFARPREFRPGSVDVKALVRRVVDLLSGQAETRKVTLTQVVPDAALPSLAGEEERLRQVLINLCLNALESTPTGGQVTLAAGAEDTRVWLTVDDTGAGVPEAMRDRIFEPFFTTKAQGSGLGLPIVHAIVTQHGGTLEVGTAPGGGARFILRLPVAR; encoded by the coding sequence ATGAGCGAGCCCATGACCCTGTCTCCCTCGCGTGTCCTGGTCGTCGATGACAACGCGGCGTTCCTCGACAACCTCGATGAGCTGCTGGGCGACGCGGGCTACGCCGTGCGCGCGGCGTCGACGTGTCGGGCCGCGCGGGAGAAGGCTCGCGACGGCTTCGACGTGGCGCTGGTGGACCTGCGCCTCCCGGACGGAGATGGGACGGCGCTGGCGGCGGAGCTGAAGGCGGGGTCCCCGGACTCGGAGGTGGTGCTGCTCACGGGCTTCGCCACGCTGGAGACGGCGGTGGCGGCGGTGCGCGCCGGGGCGTGTGCGTACCTCATGAAGCCGTGTGCGCCGCGCGAGCTGCTCCTCACGCTGGAGCAGGCGATGCGGCAGGTGCGGCTGCACGCGGAGAAGCGCGAGCTGGCGCGGCGCGCGCAAGTGACGGAGAAGCTGGCCGCCGTGGGGACGATGACTGCGGGGCTGTCTCACGAGATTCGCAACCCGCTCAACGCCGCGGCCTTGCAGCTCTCCGTGCTGGAGCGCCGCGTGCGCAGGTTGGCGGATGCCCAACAGGGCACGTTGCTGGAGCCCTTGCTGTTGGTGCGCGACGAGATTCGCCGGCTCGACCACATCCTGGAGGACTTCCTCCAGTTCGCCCGGCCCCGTGAGTTCCGCCCGGGCTCCGTGGACGTGAAGGCCCTGGTTCGCCGGGTGGTGGACCTGCTGAGCGGTCAGGCCGAGACGCGGAAGGTGACGCTGACGCAGGTGGTGCCGGACGCCGCGCTGCCGTCGCTCGCCGGAGAGGAGGAGCGGCTTCGTCAGGTGCTCATCAACCTGTGCCTCAACGCGCTGGAGTCGACCCCCACGGGCGGGCAGGTGACGCTGGCGGCGGGCGCGGAGGACACGCGCGTCTGGCTCACCGTGGATGACACGGGGGCCGGGGTCCCGGAGGCGATGAGAGATCGCATCTTCGAGCCCTTCTTCACCACCAAGGCCCAGGGCTCCGGGCTGGGGCTCCCCATCGTCCACGCCATCGTCACGCAGCACGGCGGGACGCTGGAGGTGGGCACGGCGCCGGGTGGAGGCGCTCGCTTCATCCTGCGGCTCCCCGTGGCGCGCTAG
- the thiC gene encoding phosphomethylpyrimidine synthase ThiC: MSGASKSLKVDGKVLEGISRGPLPASRKVFVSGTLHPDVRVPLREISQTPTRHGHGPDARETANPPVHVYDSSGPYTDPAADIDLRRGLPAAREAWILRRGDTEELAGITSKYGKEREEDPRLAGLRFGHRRKPRVARAGSNVTQLHYARKGIITPEMEYVAVRENLRVEASLAAQHPGHSWGASIPKVITPEFVRDEVARGRAIIPANINHPEVEPMIIGRNFLVKINANIGNSAVTSSIEEEVEKMVWSIRWGADTVMDLSTGRNIHETREWILRNAPVPIGTVPIYQALEKVGGKAEELTWDIYRDTLIEQAEQGVDYFTIHAGVLLRYVPLTAKRLTGIVSRGGSILAKWCLAHHQENFLYTHFDEICEIMKAYDVSFSLGDGLRPGSIADANDAAQFGELETLGELTKIAWKHDVQTMIEGPGHVPMHLIQENMTKQLAVCGEAPFYTLGPLTTDIAPGYDHFTSGIGAAMIGWFGTAMLCYVTPKEHLGLPDRDDVKEGVITYKIAAHAADLAKGHPGAQARDNALSKARFEFRWEDQFNLALDPERARAFHDETLPAEGAKVAHFCSMCGPQFCSMKITQEVRDYAAKTGVSESAALDQGLEQKSEEFKKTGAELYR; the protein is encoded by the coding sequence ATGAGCGGAGCATCCAAGAGCCTGAAGGTCGATGGGAAGGTCCTGGAGGGCATCAGTCGAGGCCCCCTGCCGGCCTCCCGCAAGGTGTTCGTGAGCGGGACGCTGCACCCCGACGTGCGCGTGCCCCTGAGGGAAATCAGCCAGACGCCCACGCGGCACGGCCATGGACCGGACGCGCGGGAGACGGCGAATCCCCCCGTGCATGTCTATGACTCCAGCGGTCCGTACACGGACCCCGCGGCGGACATCGACCTGCGCCGGGGCCTGCCGGCGGCGCGCGAGGCGTGGATCCTCCGTCGCGGCGACACGGAGGAGCTGGCCGGCATCACCTCCAAGTACGGCAAGGAGCGTGAGGAGGACCCTCGGCTGGCGGGGCTGCGCTTCGGCCACCGGCGCAAGCCGCGGGTGGCGCGCGCGGGGAGCAACGTCACGCAGCTCCACTACGCACGCAAGGGCATCATCACCCCGGAGATGGAGTACGTGGCCGTGCGCGAGAACCTGCGCGTGGAGGCCTCGCTCGCCGCGCAGCACCCGGGACACTCCTGGGGCGCGTCCATCCCCAAGGTCATCACGCCGGAGTTCGTGCGCGACGAGGTGGCCCGAGGCCGCGCCATCATCCCCGCGAACATCAACCACCCGGAGGTGGAGCCGATGATCATCGGCCGCAACTTCCTGGTGAAGATCAACGCCAACATCGGCAACTCCGCCGTCACGTCCTCCATCGAGGAAGAGGTGGAGAAGATGGTGTGGTCCATCCGCTGGGGCGCGGACACGGTGATGGACCTGTCCACCGGCCGGAACATCCACGAGACGCGTGAGTGGATCCTGCGCAACGCGCCGGTGCCCATCGGCACGGTGCCCATCTACCAGGCGCTGGAGAAGGTCGGCGGCAAGGCGGAGGAGCTCACCTGGGACATCTACCGCGACACGCTCATCGAGCAGGCCGAGCAGGGCGTGGACTACTTCACCATCCACGCCGGCGTGCTGCTGCGCTACGTGCCGCTCACCGCGAAGCGCCTGACAGGCATCGTCAGCCGAGGCGGCTCCATCCTCGCGAAGTGGTGCCTGGCCCACCACCAGGAGAACTTCCTCTACACGCACTTCGACGAGATCTGCGAGATCATGAAGGCGTACGACGTCAGCTTCAGCCTGGGAGACGGGCTGCGGCCGGGCTCCATCGCCGACGCGAACGACGCGGCGCAGTTCGGCGAGCTGGAGACGCTGGGCGAGCTGACGAAGATCGCCTGGAAGCACGACGTGCAGACGATGATTGAAGGCCCGGGCCACGTGCCCATGCACCTCATCCAGGAGAACATGACCAAGCAGCTCGCCGTGTGCGGCGAGGCGCCGTTCTACACGCTGGGGCCCCTCACCACGGACATCGCGCCGGGGTATGACCACTTCACCAGTGGCATCGGCGCGGCGATGATCGGCTGGTTCGGCACCGCGATGCTCTGCTACGTGACGCCGAAGGAGCACCTGGGCCTGCCGGACCGCGATGACGTGAAGGAAGGCGTCATCACGTACAAGATCGCCGCCCACGCCGCGGACCTGGCCAAGGGGCACCCGGGGGCACAAGCGCGTGACAATGCGCTGTCCAAGGCCCGCTTCGAGTTCCGGTGGGAGGACCAGTTCAACCTCGCCCTGGACCCCGAGCGCGCCCGCGCCTTCCACGACGAGACGCTCCCCGCGGAGGGCGCCAAGGTCGCCCACTTCTGCTCGATGTGTGGCCCGCAGTTCTGCTCGATGAAGATCACCCAGGAGGTGCGCGACTACGCCGCGAAGACAGGCGTCTCCGAGTCGGCCGCGCTCGACCAGGGGCTGGAGCAGAAGAGCGAGGAATTCAAGAAGACGGGTGCGGAGTTGTATCGCTGA
- a CDS encoding response regulator, whose product MRRYLLLDDNQALAENLAEILRDEGHQATVVGTGDEALRAVGTTRFDALVTDMRMPGMSGADAVRRIRRLDPGLAAVVVTAYPGEDDLETARREGLLAVLPKPVPISTLMDLLANARRDGLVVVAEDDPALSDNLAEVLRARGFSCVTVASVLDTDHLSCTAPFAALVDLRMPGGPDGEAFRKLRERYPSLPTFVMTAWPDLAPRGVGVDVFPKPFDTGALVGALESAHASRA is encoded by the coding sequence ATGCGACGCTACCTCCTGCTGGATGACAACCAGGCGTTGGCGGAGAACCTCGCGGAGATTCTTCGCGACGAGGGACACCAGGCCACCGTGGTGGGCACCGGCGACGAGGCCCTGCGCGCGGTGGGGACCACCCGCTTCGACGCGCTCGTGACGGACATGCGCATGCCCGGCATGAGCGGCGCGGACGCGGTTCGGCGCATCCGGCGGCTGGACCCGGGACTTGCCGCCGTGGTCGTCACGGCCTACCCCGGCGAGGACGACCTGGAGACGGCCCGGCGCGAGGGCCTGCTCGCGGTGCTCCCCAAGCCCGTGCCCATCTCCACGCTGATGGACCTGCTGGCCAATGCGCGCAGGGACGGGCTGGTGGTGGTGGCGGAGGACGACCCGGCGCTGAGCGACAACCTCGCGGAGGTGCTGCGGGCGCGGGGCTTCTCCTGTGTGACGGTAGCCTCGGTGTTGGATACGGACCACCTGTCGTGCACCGCGCCCTTCGCGGCGCTGGTGGACCTGCGCATGCCCGGCGGGCCGGATGGCGAGGCCTTCCGCAAGCTGCGCGAGCGCTACCCGAGCCTGCCCACCTTCGTCATGACGGCATGGCCGGACCTGGCGCCGCGGGGCGTGGGCGTCGATGTCTTCCCCAAGCCCTTCGACACGGGTGCGCTCGTGGGCGCGCTGGAGTCGGCACACGCTTCACGAGCATGA
- a CDS encoding SLC13 family permease, translating to MSPPLASMPDTEATPAMPIEALAAPASRRHWTRPALAGVGLVAVGLVAGFGVQGEVASRAVLVAGVCLVLWLSELVPPFVPTLLLLGATPVVLGPLAPDYQLASVLRWCADPVLILFLGGFTLEVAAMRHGLDSAVARHVVRGSRGRPRLLLLLVMGGVAFLSMWMSNVAAAAMMLAALRPVLLAAPAGAPLRPALLATVALGANLGGMATPVGSGPNALAVSAASTFAPVTFAGWMAFALPLTALMLLLGFGLILLRFRVAGPVTLPAPMTRALSPSGRRVLAVSAACVAAWLTEPLHGVPAPVVALGATALLFGTGLLRREDLGRLDWSTLLLIAGGLALGKLLEHSGLVAHALDGARLEALPREARLGALVVVAAVLSALMSNTGTAALLLPLALSVEPSASTPILVAMGCAFGIPFAISTPPNAMAAGEGLDTSELLRLGVPLMVAGCLLVSVTGPWVLRLFGLP from the coding sequence ATGTCCCCGCCTCTTGCCTCGATGCCCGACACCGAGGCCACCCCCGCCATGCCCATCGAGGCCCTCGCCGCTCCGGCTTCACGGCGGCACTGGACCCGGCCCGCCCTCGCGGGCGTGGGGCTGGTCGCGGTGGGACTGGTCGCGGGCTTCGGTGTGCAGGGCGAGGTGGCGTCGCGCGCGGTGCTGGTGGCGGGCGTCTGCCTGGTGTTGTGGCTGTCGGAGCTGGTGCCCCCTTTTGTTCCCACCCTGCTCCTGCTCGGGGCCACGCCCGTGGTGCTGGGACCGCTGGCGCCGGACTACCAGCTGGCCTCGGTGCTCCGGTGGTGCGCCGACCCGGTGCTCATCCTCTTCCTCGGCGGCTTCACGCTGGAAGTGGCGGCCATGCGACACGGCCTCGACTCCGCGGTCGCTCGCCACGTCGTGCGCGGCTCTCGGGGCCGGCCCCGGCTGCTGCTCCTCCTGGTGATGGGCGGCGTGGCCTTCCTGTCCATGTGGATGTCCAACGTGGCCGCCGCGGCGATGATGCTCGCGGCGCTGCGGCCCGTGCTGCTCGCCGCTCCGGCCGGCGCGCCCCTGCGGCCCGCCTTGCTGGCGACCGTCGCGCTGGGCGCGAACCTCGGCGGAATGGCGACACCCGTGGGCAGCGGGCCGAATGCCCTCGCCGTGTCCGCGGCCAGCACCTTCGCCCCCGTCACCTTCGCGGGCTGGATGGCGTTCGCGCTGCCCCTCACCGCGCTGATGCTGCTCCTGGGCTTCGGCCTCATCCTCCTGCGCTTCCGCGTGGCGGGGCCGGTGACGTTGCCCGCACCGATGACGCGGGCGCTGAGTCCCTCGGGGCGGCGGGTCCTCGCGGTGAGCGCCGCCTGCGTGGCGGCCTGGCTGACGGAGCCCCTCCACGGCGTGCCCGCACCGGTGGTCGCCCTGGGCGCCACGGCGCTGCTGTTCGGCACGGGGCTGCTCCGGCGCGAGGACCTGGGCCGGCTGGATTGGTCCACCCTGCTGCTCATCGCGGGCGGGCTCGCGCTGGGCAAGCTCCTGGAGCACTCCGGACTGGTGGCGCATGCGCTCGACGGCGCTCGACTGGAGGCCCTGCCCCGCGAGGCCCGGCTGGGGGCGCTGGTCGTCGTCGCGGCGGTGCTGTCGGCCTTGATGAGCAACACGGGCACCGCCGCCCTCCTCCTCCCACTGGCCCTGAGCGTGGAGCCCTCCGCGTCCACGCCCATCCTCGTCGCCATGGGGTGCGCGTTCGGCATCCCCTTCGCCATCAGCACGCCACCCAACGCGATGGCCGCGGGCGAGGGGCTCGACACCTCCGAGCTCTTGCGACTCGGGGTTCCCCTCATGGTGGCCGGTTGTCTGCTGGTCAGCGTGACGGGACCGTGGGTCCTGCGTCTGTTTGGCCTGCCATGA
- a CDS encoding BlaI/MecI/CopY family transcriptional regulator translates to MPVPPQPTRAELAILRVLWQLGPSTVRQVHESLRDTQDNDTGYTTVLKLLQNMTEKGLVQRDETERTHVYEAALSQKRTQRDLLRDLMDRAFGGSASSVVAQALSMKRTSAEELAEIRKLLDEHERRGK, encoded by the coding sequence ATGCCCGTTCCTCCCCAGCCGACTCGCGCCGAGCTGGCCATCCTCCGGGTGCTCTGGCAGCTCGGGCCCAGCACCGTGCGGCAGGTGCATGAGTCCCTCCGGGACACGCAGGACAATGACACCGGCTACACGACGGTCCTCAAGCTCCTGCAGAACATGACGGAGAAGGGGCTCGTGCAGCGAGACGAGACCGAGCGCACCCACGTCTACGAGGCGGCCCTCAGCCAGAAGCGCACCCAGCGCGACCTGCTGCGCGACCTGATGGACCGAGCGTTCGGTGGCTCCGCCTCCAGCGTCGTGGCCCAGGCGCTGTCGATGAAGCGGACGTCCGCGGAGGAGCTGGCGGAGATTCGGAAGCTGCTGGACGAGCACGAGAGGCGGGGGAAGTGA
- a CDS encoding sigma-54-dependent transcriptional regulator yields MSAQRILVVDDEDNARRAIATILSEEGYEVAEAADGEEALTRVADFSPAVVLTDVRMPKLDGLSLLRAAREQGSDATFVMMTAFASVEMAVEAMKSGADNFLLKPLDADQVLVTLSKALEKRSLRREAEALRDQVRTRVRRFHDIIGESPQLQGIYDVVRRAASTRATVLILGESGTGKELIAQALHQESPRRDKPFIRVHCAALSESLLESELFGHEKGAFTGAVARKEGRFELADGGTLFLDEIGEISPTVQVKLLRVLQQRELERVGGTQTLKVDVRIVAATHRDLAAEVKAGRFREDLYYRLNVVSVTLPPLRDRKSDIPALVNHFLEKYGDAYGKQVRGLAPGTLQALLAHDWPGNIRELENAIERAVVLTQGHELATDDLPPVLRGPRPSGTSQGSLIPGATLAAIEREAILRTLEMVQGSTSRAAEVLGISVRKIQYRLKEYGTSGEDAAAKGEADESASDLAAEP; encoded by the coding sequence ATGTCCGCACAGCGCATCCTGGTCGTCGACGATGAGGACAACGCCCGCCGAGCCATCGCCACCATCCTGTCCGAGGAAGGCTACGAGGTGGCCGAGGCCGCCGATGGCGAGGAGGCCCTCACCCGCGTCGCGGACTTCTCTCCCGCGGTGGTGCTCACCGACGTGCGCATGCCGAAGCTGGATGGACTGAGCCTGCTGCGCGCCGCGCGGGAGCAGGGCAGCGACGCCACCTTCGTGATGATGACGGCCTTCGCCAGCGTGGAGATGGCGGTGGAGGCGATGAAGTCCGGCGCGGACAACTTCCTCCTCAAGCCGCTCGACGCGGACCAGGTGCTCGTCACGCTGTCGAAGGCGCTGGAGAAGCGCAGCCTTCGCCGCGAGGCGGAGGCGCTGAGGGACCAGGTCCGCACCCGCGTGCGGCGCTTCCACGACATCATCGGCGAGTCGCCCCAGCTCCAGGGCATCTACGACGTGGTCCGCCGCGCCGCGAGCACCCGCGCCACGGTGCTCATCCTGGGCGAGTCCGGCACGGGCAAGGAGCTCATCGCCCAGGCGCTCCACCAGGAGTCCCCCCGCCGCGACAAGCCCTTCATCCGCGTGCACTGCGCCGCGCTGTCCGAGAGCCTCCTGGAGAGCGAGCTGTTCGGCCACGAGAAGGGCGCCTTCACCGGCGCGGTGGCGCGCAAGGAAGGTCGCTTCGAGCTGGCCGACGGCGGCACCCTGTTCCTGGATGAAATCGGGGAGATCTCCCCCACCGTGCAGGTGAAGCTCCTGCGCGTGCTCCAGCAGCGCGAGCTGGAGCGCGTGGGCGGCACGCAGACCCTCAAGGTGGACGTGCGCATCGTCGCGGCGACCCACAGGGACCTCGCCGCGGAGGTGAAGGCCGGCCGCTTCCGCGAGGACCTCTACTACCGCCTCAACGTGGTCAGCGTGACGCTGCCGCCCCTGAGGGACCGCAAGAGCGACATCCCCGCGCTGGTGAACCACTTCCTGGAGAAGTACGGCGACGCCTACGGCAAGCAGGTGCGAGGGCTGGCGCCGGGCACGCTCCAGGCGCTGCTCGCGCATGACTGGCCGGGCAACATCCGCGAGCTGGAGAACGCCATCGAGCGCGCGGTGGTGCTCACCCAGGGCCACGAGCTGGCGACGGATGACCTGCCGCCCGTGCTGCGAGGACCGCGCCCCAGCGGCACCAGCCAGGGCTCGCTCATCCCCGGCGCCACGCTCGCGGCCATCGAACGCGAGGCCATCCTCCGCACCTTGGAGATGGTGCAGGGCTCCACGTCCCGCGCCGCGGAGGTGCTGGGCATCAGCGTCCGGAAGATTCAGTACCGGCTCAAGGAGTACGGAACGTCAGGCGAGGACGCGGCGGCGAAGGGGGAGGCCGACGAGTCCGCGAGCGACCTGGCCGCGGAGCCCTGA
- a CDS encoding OsmC family protein: MTSVTVTEYETRLYWQGERGAVLTSDHAPPVPIGLPLVERGTPESGRWAPEALLVGAVEGRTLLAFLERAREAGVRVLFYQSSAVARVVAAQGQPPHLTDLIVRPHVAVATDSEADVVRLLFSELPAHCFPSSVIQIFPRIEPVVETWHTQATNVRPQSDTTPYARPAPRLALP; encoded by the coding sequence ATGACGTCCGTTACCGTCACAGAGTACGAAACGCGCCTGTACTGGCAGGGCGAACGCGGTGCCGTCCTGACAAGCGACCATGCGCCCCCCGTTCCCATCGGACTCCCGCTCGTCGAGCGTGGCACGCCGGAGAGCGGTCGCTGGGCACCGGAGGCGCTGCTCGTGGGCGCGGTGGAAGGCCGCACGCTGCTCGCGTTCCTGGAGCGGGCGCGCGAAGCCGGCGTGCGCGTCCTCTTCTACCAGAGCAGCGCCGTGGCCCGGGTCGTCGCGGCCCAAGGCCAGCCGCCGCACCTCACGGACCTCATCGTTCGTCCCCACGTGGCCGTGGCCACGGACTCGGAAGCGGACGTGGTGCGCCTGCTCTTCTCCGAGCTGCCCGCGCACTGCTTCCCCAGCTCCGTCATCCAGATCTTCCCCCGCATCGAGCCGGTGGTGGAGACGTGGCACACCCAGGCCACGAACGTCCGCCCCCAGTCCGACACCACTCCCTACGCGCGGCCGGCGCCGCGCCTCGCACTCCCCTGA